One Streptomyces sp. NBC_01217 genomic region harbors:
- a CDS encoding phage tail sheath family protein, which yields MPSYLSPGVYVEEIESGSRPIEGVGTSVAAFIGFAQKGPFDEPTLITNWSQFAGTFGDFVDGTYLASAVHGFFTNGGGVCYVVRIGDGTEPPAEDGNDAAAGQLPAGSETQLGPYAVKPRRGAAGEITVEVTEAEGDDPPSDVFQLIVRRDGQVAETYPSVTTKRSKENVATRVNAKSELIEIRESGRGAAPARPGPQTVTLAPAAPASPGAGALTPELYVGDPDRRTGIGGLEAVEEVTTIAVPDLMSSYERGLLDLESVVAVQQGLISHCELMGDRVAILDPPPGLSPQQIRAWRTDRANFDSKYATLYYPWIRVADPSSGRAQLVPPSGHIAGVWARNDESRGVHKAPANEVVRGAVALQTQLTKGEHDLLNPIGLNCIRSFPGRGIRVWGARTLASDPAWRYLNVRRLFNYLEESILAGTQWVVFEPNDDALWARIRRTVSAFLVNEWRRGALFGLTPEEAFYVKCDRETNPPESIDAGQVICEIGVAPVRPAEFVVFRLSQMTGGTGGVDE from the coding sequence ATGCCGTCGTACTTGTCCCCGGGCGTCTACGTCGAAGAGATCGAGTCCGGATCCCGGCCGATCGAAGGGGTGGGCACCTCGGTCGCCGCCTTCATCGGCTTCGCGCAGAAGGGCCCGTTCGACGAGCCGACGCTGATCACGAACTGGAGCCAGTTCGCCGGCACATTCGGTGACTTCGTCGACGGTACGTACCTCGCCTCCGCCGTCCACGGGTTCTTCACCAACGGCGGCGGTGTCTGTTACGTGGTGCGCATCGGTGACGGCACCGAGCCCCCGGCCGAGGACGGGAACGACGCGGCCGCCGGACAGCTGCCCGCCGGGTCGGAGACACAGCTCGGCCCGTACGCCGTGAAGCCCCGGCGCGGCGCGGCCGGTGAGATCACCGTCGAGGTGACCGAGGCGGAGGGGGACGATCCGCCGTCCGATGTCTTCCAGCTGATCGTGAGGCGCGACGGGCAGGTCGCGGAGACGTACCCGAGCGTCACGACCAAGCGCAGCAAGGAGAACGTCGCCACCCGCGTCAATGCCAAGTCCGAGCTGATCGAGATACGGGAGTCCGGCCGCGGCGCCGCTCCTGCCAGGCCCGGGCCGCAGACCGTGACCCTGGCCCCCGCGGCGCCCGCGTCACCCGGCGCCGGGGCGCTGACCCCCGAGCTGTACGTCGGCGATCCCGACCGCCGGACCGGCATCGGCGGGCTCGAAGCCGTCGAAGAGGTCACCACGATCGCCGTGCCCGACCTGATGAGCTCGTACGAACGCGGGCTGCTGGACCTGGAGTCGGTCGTCGCCGTGCAGCAGGGGCTGATCAGCCACTGCGAGCTGATGGGCGACCGCGTCGCCATCCTCGACCCGCCGCCCGGACTCAGCCCGCAGCAGATCCGGGCCTGGCGCACCGACCGCGCCAACTTCGACTCCAAGTACGCCACGCTCTACTACCCCTGGATCCGGGTGGCCGATCCGTCCTCGGGGCGCGCACAGCTGGTCCCGCCGAGCGGCCACATCGCCGGGGTCTGGGCCCGTAACGACGAGTCGCGCGGTGTGCACAAGGCCCCGGCCAACGAGGTCGTACGAGGGGCGGTCGCCCTGCAGACCCAGCTGACCAAGGGCGAACACGATCTGCTCAACCCGATCGGGCTGAACTGCATCCGGTCCTTCCCCGGCCGCGGCATCCGGGTCTGGGGCGCGCGCACGCTGGCCTCGGACCCGGCCTGGCGCTATCTGAACGTCCGGCGCCTCTTCAACTACCTGGAGGAGTCGATCCTCGCCGGCACGCAGTGGGTCGTCTTCGAACCGAACGACGACGCCCTGTGGGCCCGTATCCGGCGCACGGTCTCGGCGTTCCTGGTCAACGAATGGCGCAGGGGCGCGCTGTTCGGGCTCACCCCGGAAGAGGCGTTCTACGTCAAATGTGACCGTGAGACCAACCCGCCGGAGAGCATCGACGCAGGTCAGGTCATCTGCGAGATCGGGGTGGCACCGGTCAGGCCGGCCGAGTTCGTCGTCTTCCGGCTCTCCCAGATGACCGGAGGCACCGGCGGTGTCGACGAATAG
- a CDS encoding phage tail protein encodes MPLPDLDSTVGASFGLEFDSVVIKQITEVSGLKMEQDVIELKQNTADGRYAIKKLPGRPKAGEVTVTRGLTEDNSFERWIKDSRFGRMTAARRNGAVIVYDHEGVAIKRYKLINAWPKSLEIGTLKAGDTSVLTEKLAITYESMEVD; translated from the coding sequence GTGCCACTTCCCGATCTCGACAGCACCGTCGGGGCCTCCTTCGGCCTCGAATTCGACAGCGTCGTCATCAAGCAGATCACCGAGGTCAGTGGTCTGAAGATGGAGCAGGACGTCATCGAGCTGAAGCAGAACACCGCCGACGGCCGCTACGCCATCAAGAAGCTCCCGGGCCGGCCGAAGGCCGGGGAGGTGACCGTGACCCGGGGCCTCACCGAGGACAACAGCTTCGAACGGTGGATCAAGGACTCCCGCTTCGGCCGGATGACCGCGGCCCGCCGAAACGGTGCGGTCATCGTGTACGACCACGAGGGCGTCGCCATCAAGCGCTACAAGCTCATCAACGCCTGGCCGAAGTCGCTGGAGATCGGCACCCTCAAGGCCGGTGACACCTCGGTCCTGACGGAGAAGCTCGCGATCACGTACGAGAGCATGGAAGTCGACTGA
- a CDS encoding DUF6760 family protein: MTYAADLLYEEVAYLAYHFHWPLDELLDLEHPERLRFVAQIARLNGQ; encoded by the coding sequence GTGACGTACGCGGCCGACCTGCTCTACGAGGAGGTCGCGTACCTCGCCTACCACTTCCACTGGCCGCTCGATGAGCTGCTGGACCTGGAGCACCCGGAACGACTGAGGTTCGTCGCACAGATCGCTCGCCTCAACGGGCAGTAG
- a CDS encoding phage tail protein — MATAQDDDPAVSVCFVVTIDDIELGSFNTCDGLGCEVVLETREEGGNNGHLWQLPTRLKYSNVKLSRPLTKETEKVARWFATMTTGFSRKTAHIEARTGDGQKVAQWGLLEVVPVRWTGPSFTPESPKVAMETIEIAHHGYVMEG, encoded by the coding sequence ATGGCCACCGCCCAGGACGACGATCCCGCCGTCAGCGTCTGCTTCGTCGTCACGATCGACGACATCGAGCTCGGGTCGTTCAACACATGCGATGGACTGGGCTGCGAAGTGGTGCTCGAAACGCGCGAGGAGGGCGGCAACAACGGGCATCTGTGGCAGCTGCCGACCCGGCTGAAGTACTCGAACGTGAAGCTGTCCAGGCCGCTGACCAAGGAGACCGAGAAGGTGGCCCGCTGGTTCGCCACCATGACGACCGGGTTCAGCCGCAAGACGGCGCACATCGAGGCGCGGACCGGGGACGGGCAGAAAGTGGCCCAGTGGGGGCTGCTGGAGGTCGTGCCCGTTCGCTGGACCGGTCCCTCCTTCACCCCGGAATCGCCGAAGGTCGCGATGGAGACGATCGAGATCGCCCATCACGGCTATGTGATGGAGGGCTGA
- a CDS encoding CIS tube protein: MSGAGPIAFSAAGTSGASAAARAGKGGSARPKLEHAYLELRTPPTGGGLTPGGPCGRIDFQFNPKELSLTKAASWKRSPAKGAKSSGPPEYQGSQPSKLTVEMFFDASDTQDTRVVTSVEQLFACCVPTNETRQQQRSSPPWVVFHWGGLTGFPGYVSQVQAKYTLFTTSGVPIRAVCQVTMEEISGDTPGQNPTSGALAARRVHRLGAGDSLPSLAQREYGDPAAWRVIAEANGIDDPMRLTPGQQLLLPALDELSRLEEAGRDGGRS; encoded by the coding sequence GTGAGTGGCGCGGGCCCCATCGCTTTCAGCGCCGCCGGTACGTCCGGGGCGTCGGCGGCTGCGAGGGCGGGCAAGGGGGGTTCGGCCCGGCCCAAGCTGGAGCACGCCTATCTGGAACTGCGTACGCCGCCGACCGGCGGTGGTCTCACGCCCGGTGGTCCGTGCGGGCGGATCGACTTCCAGTTCAATCCCAAGGAGCTGAGCCTCACCAAGGCCGCTTCCTGGAAGCGGAGTCCGGCCAAGGGTGCCAAGAGCTCGGGTCCGCCGGAGTACCAGGGCTCGCAGCCCAGCAAGCTCACCGTGGAGATGTTCTTCGACGCCAGCGACACCCAGGACACCCGGGTGGTGACCTCGGTGGAGCAGCTCTTCGCGTGCTGTGTGCCGACGAACGAGACCCGTCAGCAGCAGCGTTCGTCGCCGCCGTGGGTGGTCTTCCACTGGGGCGGACTGACCGGGTTCCCCGGCTACGTCAGTCAAGTGCAGGCGAAATACACCCTGTTCACCACCTCGGGCGTGCCGATCCGGGCCGTCTGCCAGGTCACGATGGAGGAGATCAGCGGGGACACCCCGGGGCAGAACCCGACCTCGGGCGCTCTCGCGGCCCGCCGGGTCCATCGGCTGGGCGCCGGTGACTCGCTGCCCTCGCTCGCCCAGCGCGAGTACGGCGATCCGGCGGCCTGGCGGGTGATCGCGGAGGCGAACGGGATCGACGACCCGATGCGGCTGACCCCCGGGCAGCAGCTGCTGCTTCCCGCGCTGGACGAGCTGAGCCGGCTCGAAGAGGCGGGCCGGGACGGGGGGCGGTCCTGA
- a CDS encoding VgrG-related protein, translating into MAPPGVATALVVEFDGSPLPPRFVNTLVEGYVDDSRTLPDLFLLRFRDPDRVLLEQTGLKIGSEARLLARAGGDTVPKPLLKGVVTALEVELDATGTFTVVRGLDESHRLFRGRRVASYQNMTLADICAQVAQRAGLKPGTVDVSGPVLEHIAQPNVTDWEFVRDLAEEAGAQAYVLDGQLHITRPAEASGAPDGSARADRNPLVLEMGSNLLRCRAGVSSAEQVSEVEVRGWDVRAKQPLVGRAPAGRSATLELGVSAAEVTAPFGEARFVVTDAAYGAQAQVDRAAKALAERIAGSFAELEAVIRGNPEVRAGSAVALNAVGAPFEGRYTVTSSRHVFDPVRGYETWLTVSGQQERSLFGLTGAGPGSGGSGAGSGGGPRCAGLVNGTVTDTQDPEGSGRVKVRFPWLSDEYASDWARTAQSGGTSGGEAFIPEVGDEVLVGFEHGHLDRPYVLAGLYNGKDRPSQGSGGAGSASSGGAPAGGAPATGSSSRTSGPQAPGDGLVDPTTGAVNRRSLASRSGNQLELLDGANGPQGVRLLTGDGKLKIDLDRRGTVIVINSDGSVTIEAKQQVSIRAVHGVALDGGQGTLELSGDSVTLTSRSGVRVDGGTGEVKLSTGGTVDVQGAQVAVNGTQRTDIRGGSSLAINAPLVKIN; encoded by the coding sequence ATGGCGCCGCCGGGCGTTGCCACGGCGCTGGTGGTGGAGTTCGACGGCAGTCCGCTGCCGCCCAGGTTCGTGAACACACTGGTCGAGGGGTACGTCGACGACAGCCGGACGCTCCCCGACCTGTTCCTTCTGCGCTTCCGCGACCCGGACCGGGTGCTGCTGGAGCAGACGGGGCTGAAGATCGGCAGCGAGGCCCGGCTGCTGGCCCGCGCGGGCGGCGACACGGTCCCGAAGCCGCTGCTGAAGGGGGTGGTCACCGCCCTGGAGGTGGAGCTCGACGCGACCGGTACCTTCACCGTCGTACGCGGGCTCGACGAGTCGCACCGGCTGTTCCGGGGGCGTCGGGTGGCCAGCTACCAGAACATGACGCTCGCCGACATCTGCGCCCAGGTGGCCCAGCGCGCCGGGCTGAAGCCGGGGACGGTCGACGTGTCCGGTCCCGTACTCGAACACATCGCCCAGCCCAACGTCACGGACTGGGAGTTCGTGCGCGATCTCGCGGAGGAGGCGGGCGCGCAGGCGTACGTACTCGACGGCCAGCTGCATATCACCCGGCCCGCGGAGGCGAGCGGCGCGCCCGACGGTTCGGCGCGGGCCGACCGGAATCCGCTGGTCCTGGAGATGGGCAGCAATCTGCTGCGCTGCCGGGCCGGGGTGTCCTCGGCGGAGCAGGTCTCCGAGGTCGAGGTGCGCGGCTGGGACGTCAGGGCCAAGCAGCCGCTCGTCGGGCGGGCGCCCGCGGGGAGGTCGGCGACGCTGGAGCTGGGGGTGAGCGCGGCCGAGGTGACCGCGCCCTTCGGTGAGGCGCGTTTCGTGGTCACGGATGCGGCGTACGGGGCGCAGGCGCAGGTGGACCGGGCGGCGAAGGCGCTGGCGGAGCGGATCGCCGGGTCGTTCGCGGAGCTGGAGGCGGTGATCCGGGGGAACCCGGAGGTGCGGGCGGGCAGTGCGGTGGCGCTCAACGCGGTGGGGGCGCCTTTCGAGGGGCGGTACACGGTCACGTCCTCGCGGCATGTCTTCGACCCGGTGCGCGGGTACGAGACCTGGCTGACGGTCTCCGGGCAGCAGGAGCGTTCGCTGTTCGGGCTGACCGGTGCAGGGCCCGGGTCCGGCGGGTCGGGAGCGGGGTCCGGTGGCGGTCCGCGGTGCGCGGGGCTGGTCAACGGGACGGTCACCGACACCCAGGACCCGGAGGGCTCGGGCCGGGTCAAGGTGCGGTTTCCCTGGTTGTCGGACGAGTACGCGAGCGACTGGGCGCGTACGGCGCAGTCGGGCGGGACGAGCGGAGGCGAGGCGTTCATTCCCGAGGTCGGGGACGAGGTCCTGGTGGGGTTCGAGCACGGGCATCTGGACCGTCCGTACGTACTCGCAGGTCTGTACAACGGGAAGGACCGGCCGTCGCAGGGCAGCGGTGGCGCCGGGAGCGCCTCGTCCGGCGGCGCTCCGGCCGGTGGTGCCCCGGCCACCGGATCGTCCTCCCGGACCTCCGGCCCGCAAGCCCCGGGAGACGGACTGGTCGACCCGACCACCGGGGCCGTCAACCGCCGCTCCCTCGCCTCCAGGAGCGGCAACCAGCTGGAACTCCTGGACGGCGCCAACGGACCGCAGGGCGTACGTCTGCTCACCGGCGACGGAAAGCTGAAGATCGATCTCGACCGCAGGGGCACCGTGATCGTGATCAACAGCGACGGCAGCGTGACCATCGAGGCCAAGCAGCAGGTGTCCATCAGGGCGGTCCACGGCGTCGCGCTGGACGGCGGGCAGGGAACGCTCGAACTGAGCGGGGACAGCGTCACGTTGACGTCCCGCAGTGGAGTACGGGTCGACGGCGGAACAGGCGAGGTCAAGCTCTCCACCGGCGGCACGGTGGACGTCCAGGGCGCCCAGGTGGCGGTCAACGGAACCCAGCGGACCGACATCAGGGGCGGCAGCTCCCTGGCCATCAACGCACCCCTGGTGAAGATCAATTGA
- a CDS encoding PAAR domain-containing protein: MSAVAAAAARVGDPTGHPGTLGPPGVPSVLIGGLPAATVGTPHLCAMPPPAVHPPSTIAPPGSTTVLIGGQPAARVGDLAGCGSPVVSGCPTVLIGG, encoded by the coding sequence ATGTCAGCAGTCGCTGCGGCAGCCGCACGGGTCGGCGACCCCACCGGACACCCCGGCACCCTCGGCCCGCCCGGTGTTCCGTCCGTGCTCATCGGCGGCCTGCCCGCCGCGACGGTCGGCACCCCGCATCTGTGCGCGATGCCGCCGCCCGCGGTGCATCCGCCGTCCACGATCGCACCGCCCGGCAGCACCACCGTGCTGATCGGCGGGCAGCCCGCCGCCCGCGTCGGGGATCTGGCCGGCTGCGGATCGCCCGTCGTGTCCGGGTGCCCGACGGTGCTGATCGGAGGCTGA
- a CDS encoding GPW/gp25 family protein, producing MGQQFIGAGWAFPPRTDATGSIALVRGEHELEESIRLILATSPGERPMRPEFGCAVNDYVFAPADAGTAGQLAYEVRLALDRWEPRIEVTEVVVRFDEVDNGVLYIDIGYTVRGANDPRNLVFPFYVIPQHEEVDGA from the coding sequence ATGGGGCAGCAGTTCATCGGCGCGGGCTGGGCGTTCCCGCCGCGCACGGACGCCACCGGTTCCATCGCCCTGGTGCGCGGGGAGCACGAGCTGGAGGAGTCGATCCGGCTGATCCTGGCGACGTCGCCGGGCGAACGGCCCATGCGCCCGGAGTTCGGCTGCGCGGTCAACGACTACGTCTTCGCACCGGCGGACGCGGGCACGGCCGGGCAGCTCGCGTACGAGGTGCGTCTCGCGCTGGACCGGTGGGAGCCCCGGATCGAGGTCACCGAGGTCGTCGTCCGGTTCGACGAGGTCGACAACGGGGTCCTGTACATCGACATCGGCTACACCGTGCGGGGCGCCAACGACCCCCGGAACCTGGTCTTCCCGTTCTACGTGATCCCGCAGCACGAGGAGGTGGACGGCGCGTGA
- a CDS encoding putative baseplate assembly protein, with product MTLPSPHLDDRRFQGLVDEAKRLVQQRCPEWTDHNVSDPGVTLIEAFATMVDQLVYRVNRVPEKSYLTFLDLIGVRLHPPTAARTDVTFRLSAPQSEPVRVREGTEVATVRTETEEAVVFTTSRELSVVPCEFAHLATWPTSGDAVDRTEELTLGRAVPCFDTTPAPGDALYVGLSAAVPSGVVVLRLDCAVEGVGVDPLRPPLLWEAWDGSAWTVCEVEKDDTGGFNRSGELILHLPEGHTPAVVVRRTGGWLRCRLLEAVPGQPTYMASPVVRRITAFTIGATVGAVHAETVTDEVLGSAEGVPGQAFTVSRPPVVPGDFVVEAAGGVEDAAPAGGPQGTEWTRVDDFAHSGPDDRHITLDPNSGRVEFGPAVRERDGSIRYYGAVPPKGATVRVRSYRTGGGLRGNVARSTLRVLRSAIPYVARVENRRPALGGVDGETVDSARVRGPMTLRTLHRAVVPHDYELLAREVAPDASRVQCIPAGGDSDVEAGGVRLLVVPAGRSDEQGRIRFDELIPPQHTLALIAGHLDERRPIGARLVVEPPYYQGVTVVASVQARRGVVLEQVREEALAALYGYFNPLSGGPGGQGWPFGRPVQSGEAFAVLQQVQGVDLVEDVRLFPADPVTGQRGEPTTKIALDRHALVFSYEHQLRVREA from the coding sequence GTGACGCTGCCCAGCCCGCATCTGGACGACCGCCGCTTCCAGGGCCTGGTCGACGAGGCGAAACGGCTCGTCCAGCAGCGCTGCCCCGAGTGGACCGACCACAATGTGTCGGATCCCGGCGTGACCCTCATCGAGGCCTTCGCGACCATGGTCGACCAACTCGTCTACCGGGTGAACCGGGTTCCGGAGAAGAGCTATCTGACCTTCCTCGACCTGATCGGGGTCCGGCTCCACCCGCCCACGGCCGCCCGCACCGATGTGACGTTCCGGCTCTCCGCGCCACAGAGCGAGCCGGTACGGGTGCGGGAGGGCACGGAGGTGGCCACCGTCCGCACGGAGACCGAGGAAGCGGTCGTGTTCACGACCAGTCGCGAACTGTCCGTCGTACCTTGTGAGTTCGCCCATCTCGCCACCTGGCCCACGTCCGGCGACGCCGTCGACCGTACCGAGGAACTCACACTCGGCCGGGCCGTCCCCTGCTTCGACACCACGCCCGCGCCCGGAGACGCCCTCTACGTGGGCCTGTCCGCGGCCGTTCCTTCGGGCGTTGTCGTGCTGCGGCTGGACTGCGCGGTCGAGGGCGTCGGCGTGGACCCGCTGCGGCCGCCGCTGCTCTGGGAGGCCTGGGACGGCAGCGCCTGGACGGTCTGCGAGGTCGAGAAGGACGACACCGGCGGCTTCAACAGGTCCGGGGAGCTGATCCTGCACCTTCCGGAGGGACATACTCCGGCGGTCGTCGTGCGCCGGACCGGCGGCTGGCTGCGCTGCCGTCTGCTGGAGGCCGTCCCCGGGCAGCCCACCTACATGGCGTCTCCGGTGGTGCGCCGGATCACGGCGTTCACGATCGGCGCGACCGTCGGGGCCGTGCACGCCGAGACCGTGACCGACGAGGTGCTCGGCTCGGCCGAGGGCGTACCCGGACAGGCCTTCACGGTGAGCCGCCCGCCCGTCGTGCCCGGCGACTTCGTCGTCGAAGCCGCCGGGGGCGTCGAGGACGCCGCCCCGGCGGGGGGTCCGCAGGGCACGGAGTGGACCCGCGTCGACGACTTCGCGCACTCCGGCCCCGACGACCGGCACATCACGCTCGACCCCAACTCGGGGCGGGTCGAATTCGGTCCGGCGGTACGGGAGCGGGACGGCTCCATCCGCTACTACGGCGCGGTACCGCCGAAGGGCGCCACCGTACGCGTGCGCTCGTACCGCACCGGCGGCGGTCTGCGCGGCAATGTCGCCCGCTCCACGCTCCGGGTGCTGCGCAGCGCCATCCCGTACGTGGCCCGGGTCGAGAACCGGCGCCCCGCGCTCGGCGGAGTGGACGGCGAGACGGTGGACAGCGCACGGGTGCGCGGCCCGATGACGCTGCGGACCCTGCACCGGGCCGTCGTGCCGCACGACTACGAACTGCTGGCCCGCGAGGTCGCGCCCGACGCGTCCCGGGTGCAGTGCATCCCGGCCGGCGGGGACTCGGACGTCGAGGCGGGCGGGGTGCGGCTGCTCGTCGTACCGGCCGGACGCAGCGACGAGCAGGGCCGGATCCGGTTCGACGAGCTCATCCCGCCGCAGCACACCCTCGCCCTCATCGCGGGCCATCTCGACGAACGGCGGCCGATCGGCGCCCGGTTGGTGGTCGAACCGCCTTACTACCAGGGGGTCACCGTCGTCGCCTCGGTCCAGGCCCGCAGGGGCGTCGTGCTGGAACAGGTACGTGAGGAGGCGCTCGCGGCCCTGTACGGCTACTTCAACCCGCTGAGCGGCGGACCGGGCGGCCAGGGCTGGCCGTTCGGCCGGCCGGTCCAGTCGGGCGAGGCATTCGCCGTACTGCAGCAGGTGCAGGGGGTCGATCTGGTGGAGGACGTACGCCTCTTCCCCGCGGATCCCGTGACCGGGCAGCGCGGCGAACCCACCACCAAGATCGCACTGGACCGGCACGCGCTGGTCTTCAGTTACGAGCACCAGCTCCGGGTACGGGAGGCCTGA